Proteins found in one Triticum aestivum cultivar Chinese Spring chromosome 4D, IWGSC CS RefSeq v2.1, whole genome shotgun sequence genomic segment:
- the LOC123098682 gene encoding 40S ribosomal protein Sa-2 has protein sequence MAAAAGEAPRALSQKEQDIQMMLAADVHLGTKNCDFQMERYAYKRRSDGIYIINLGKTWEKLQLAARVIVAIENPQDIIVQSARPYGQRAVLKFAQHTGANAIAGRHTPGIFTNQMQTSFSEPRLLILTDPRTDHQPIKESALGNIPTIAFCDTDSPMRYVDIGIPANNKGRNSIGCLYWLLARMVLQMRGTILPGHKWDVMVDLFFYRDPEEAKEQEDEAAGAPEYAAITDYGAAAGQWGGDQWTSDAPAPPPVTGGEWPMAEAPVAGGDGWDAAGAPVAVEGAVPAPVVAATGWDAAVQPPAQGWE, from the exons ATGGCGGCAGCGGCTGGAGAGGCCCCTCGGGCGCTGTCCCAGAAGGAGCAGGACATACAGATGATGCTCGCCGCCGACGTCCACCTCGGCACCAAGAACTGCGACTTCCAGATGGAGCGCTACGCCTACAAGCGCCGCTCCGACG GCATCTACATCATCAATCTGGGCAAGACATGGGAGAAGCTCCAGCTCGCGGCGAGGGTCATCGTCGCCATCGAGAACCCCCAGGACATCATCGTCCAGTCCGCCCGCCCCTACGGCCAGCGCGCCGTCCTCAAGTTCGCGCAGCACACCGGCGCCAACGCCATCGCCGGGAGGCACACCCCTGGTATCTTCACCAACCAGATGCAGACCTCCTTCAGCGAGCCCCGCCTGCTCATCCTCACCGACCCAAGGACCGACCACCAG CCCATCAAGGAGTCTGCTCTGGGGAACATCCCTACCATTGCCTTCTGTGACACTGACTCTCCCATGAGATACGTCGATATCGGCATCCCAGCAAACAACAAGGGGAGGAACAGCATTGGCTGTCTGTACTGGCTCTTGGCCAGGATGGTTCTGCAGATGAGGGGCACTATCCTGCCAGGGCACAAGTGGGATGTCATG GTTGATCTGTTCTTCTACAGGGACCCTGAGGAAGCCAAGGAGCAGGAGGATGAAGCTGCTGGAGCCCCAGAGTATGCTGCCATCACTGATTACGGAGCTGCAGCTGGTCAATGGGGTGGTGACCAGTGGACCTCTGACGCACCTGCTCCCCCGCCTGTTACTGGTGGCGAGTGGCCGATGGCTGAAG CTCCAGTTGCTGGTGGTGATGGATGGGATGCAGCAGGGGCACCTGTTGCTGTGGAAGGTGCTGTCCCTGCTCCTGTTGTGGCTGCTACTGGCTGGGACGCCGCGGTGCAACCCCCTGCTCAAGGCTGGGAGTAG
- the LOC123098683 gene encoding eukaryotic translation initiation factor 3 subunit K, with protein sequence MANEQPAETYTVEELVAVNPYNPDILNDLEVFVNDQVSSKTYNLDANLSLLRLYQFEPERLSVQIVARILIKALMAMPAPDFSLCLFLIPEHVQMEEQFKTLIVLSHYLETGRFRQFWDEASKSRNILDVVPGFEQAIQSYAIHVLSLTYQKVPRPVLAEAINIEGLALDKFMEYHAANSGWVIEKGSRSQLIVLPRNEFNHPELKKNTADTVPFEHVTRIFPILS encoded by the exons ATGGCGAACGAGCAGCCGGCGGAGACCTACACGGTGGAGGAGCTCGTGGCGGTGAACCCCTACAACCCCGACATCCTCAACGACCTCGAGGTCTTTGTCAACGACCAG GTTTCTTCTAAAACATATAACCTGGATGCAAATCTCAGCCTTCTACGCCTTTACCAG TTTGAGCCAGAAAGGTTGAGCGTGCAAATTGTAGCCCGCATATTGATTAAG GCTCTCATGGCAATGCCGGCCCCCGACTTCAGCTTATGCTTGTTCTTAATTCCTGAACACGTG CAAATGGAGGAGCAGTTCAAGACGTTGATAGTTCTTTCTCACTACCTGGAG ACTGGTAGGTTCCGCCAGTTTTGGGATGAGGCATCAAAGAGCCGTAACATACTGGATGTTGTACCAG GTTTTGAGCAGGCAATCCAAAGCTATGCGATTCATGTGCTTTCCTTGACATACCAGAAAGTTCCTAGGCCAGTTCTAGCCGAG GCCATCAACATTGAAGGGCTTGCGTTGGACAAGTTTATGGAGTATCATGCTGCAAACTCAGGATGGGTCATTGAGAAGGGATCACGCTCCCAACTGATTGTCCTTCCGCGCAACGAGTTCAATCACCCCGAACTCAAGAAGAACACAGCCGACACTGTTCCGTTCGAGCACGTGACCCGCATATTCCCCATCCTGAGCTGA